One Nostoc sp. CENA543 genomic window, AGTTTGAACTGCACCGACAATACCGCCAGCCGGGCCACTTAAAATACTATCTTTGCCTTGAAATTGTGCAGCATCAGTTAAACCACCATCGGATTTCATAAACATTAATCTGACGTTAGGTAATTGATTGGCTACTTGGTTAACATAGCGGCGCAAAATTGGGGTTAAATAAGCATCTACAACAGTGGTATCGCCACGACTCACCAATTTCATTAAGGGGCTAACTTTGTGGGAAATAGAAATTTGGGTAAAGCCAATTTCTTGAGCAACTGCTGCTACTTCTTGCTCATGTTTATGGTAGCGATCGCTGTGCATAAACACAATAGCACAACTGCGAATTCCTGATTGATAAGCTGCTTGTAAATCTTGTTTAACCTGTGCAGTATTCACAGGAATTAATTCATTACCATGAGCATCATATCTTTCCTCTACTTCAATTACTTGCTCATATAACATACTTGGTAAAATAATGTGACGAGCAAAGATATCAGGACGATTTTGATAGCCAATTTTCAAGGCATCTTTAAAGCCTTTGGTAATTAGCAAAACGACGCGATCGCCATGTCTTTCCAAGAGTGCATTAGTTGCTACTGTTGTCCCCATTTTGACTACTTCTATATCTTCATAGGGAATAAGTTCATTGTTTTGCAATCCCAAAATATCCCTGATTCCCTGAATAACTGCATCTTGATACTGTTCAGGATTTTCAGATAGTAATTTATAGACTATTACCCATTCTTGATGAGGTACAGGAACTATTAAAAACCGTTCCTGATGTGTGGAGAGTCTATTGATAATAGTCTCATCATCAGTTACAGCAACAATATCTGTAAATGTGCCACCCCTGTCTGCAAAAACCTTTAACATAGTTAAATTTTATCTATCAACTAAAAGTAGAGTAGCAGTTATATAGCAGATAGTTCTACTGCAAGTGTGGTATGTTTTGACAACAAGTGTAGAAATTTAAATAAGTTAGTTTTATTGTAAAATGGTATTGAGTATGCACTTTGGTACTTAATCGGACTTAATTGTGTCAGCAAAAGATGTCTTCCACAATATTGTTAAAACTGCTTTACAGAAAGATGGCTGGATAGTTAATCAAGACCCATTGTATTTGCGTTTGGGTGACGACCAAATAAGAATTGACTTAGGTGCAGAACGTTTAATTATTGCAGAACGTGAAAAAGAACAAATTGCTGTGGAGGTTAAAAGTTTTCTTGCGCCTTCAGCGTTAACAGAATTTCATGCGGCTGTAGGCCAGTTTCTCAATTACCGCGCTGTCTTGCAAGTACAACAGCCTCAACGAAAACTTTATTTAGCAGTATCCGCAGATATATACCGCAACGTTTTCCGTCGAGATTTACCACAATTGAGTGTAAAACTTTACCAGATTACAATAATTGTATTTGATCCGGTTGCTGAGGTGATTGTGCAATGGATAGACTAGATAACTACCGCCAACTTATACAACAGACGCTGCAAGAATATGCCCAAATGAAGCCGAGTAATGGCGATATCCAAGTTTATACTGTTTTTGATACTGGAGGCGATCATTATCAAATTTTCCACGCTGGCTGGGATGGATATGACCGCATTTTTGGAGCGTTAATTCATATTGATATTTTAGGTAACAAAATCTGGATACAGTATGATGGTACAGAAACAGGGGTGGCAAACGATTTAGTATCTTTGGGTGTGCCTAAAGAAGATATTGTGTTAGCATACCACTCACCATTTATGCGACAATTCGATGGTTTTGCTGTTAGTTAATGTTTGTTTGATATTTAAATTGTCCATTGCCATTTTTGTTGCTGTGAATGCCATTTTACAGCAACTATTTCTGTGGGAGGATTGAGGCGATCGCCTGTTGCTTTAAACTGAATATTTCCGGTAACTCCCTTAATAAATCTGCGCTGTTCTTTGAAATATCTATCCATATCTTCCAGCAAAGCTTGGCTAGTTTCACTGTGATATTTTTCTATAACTTTCAAAACTACTAATACAGCATCAAAAGCTGTTGCACTACGCCAATTTAGGTTCCCTTCACCCCATAATTGAGAGCCTAATTTACAAAAATACTGAGCAATTATATTTTCACTATTGCAACCGTTCTCTTGGCTGTGCCAATGCCAAGGAATACAGGCTATAATTTGCAGATGGTCTTGATTAATATCTCGGTATTGGTTCTGCTCATGAACCCAGTGTAAAATATTCTCTTGATAGAAAGTAGCACTACCAGCAATCAGACAGTTATTGAGATTCAATCTACTAATTAACCCCGCATTATTTAGCGAATTAGGTTCAAGTCCACCATCAGGGATAATAATGATCATATCAACTCCTGCGCGTTGAATATTTTCTATATACTTTTGGACTCGGTAGTAAGATTCATTAATGTAGCCACATTCTTCCAAAAATATTAATTTATCTTGATATGCTTCAAGATATTTTTTCATGCTATTTCTATAAGATTGGCAGTAAATACTATTATGATTATAAATAAGAGCAATTTTTGATTGTTCTCTTTCAGCAATGTGAGACATTAAAAAATCAGCTAACCTTTGGGCATTAGTATTGTCTGGAGTAGTCAACCTGAAAAAAGACATCAAAGACAAATCAGTCAGTTCATTAGATGTGCTACAAGCATTAACTAAAACTAATCCTTTGTCTGCATAGAAACGGAAAGCATTTTTAGTCATTTCGCTTGAGTAATGACCTATGATAGCTATTAAGCTGAGTTCTTGGAATAATGCTGCTAATTTTTCGGCTGTTTGATTGTAAGGTGTGTATAAGTTGTTAGGGTCATTGACAATTAAAATTTTTAATAGGATTGGGCTAGAAATTAGAGTGGAAAAAATCTTAGGTTTAATACTGTTTAAGTCTATGGTTTTATCTAGATTAAACTTATTGAAAGTTAACCAGTTTACTTGTAATTGTATTTGAGATATCCCTCTTAGAATTTCCGCCGCCACTTTGCCGGAATTATGGTAAAATGGCACAACTACGGCTATAGTGTAGACTCTAATTTGGTTTGCTTGAAATAAACTCTTATGATATTCAATCAGAGAATTATTGATATAGATTAAACTTTCAGGATTGCCAACATCATAAAGCTTTATTTCTTGATTCCATGCCATTGAAAAATATTTTAATGCTTGATAGTAAAGTCCTAACTGATAAAATTTTGTAGCTTCGGTCTGTAATTTAACGATGTCTTGGTTAGGTGGATAAAGAAAAAATTGTCTGCCAAAACTCGCTTGAAAGTTATCACTGTTAAGTTGAGGTGCAGGATTTAATTTATAACCGTTCTGGGGGTTGAGTAAAAAGTTAAGAATTTTTACCCAATTACCGGCTATATCTTTTTGTTCAACACCCATTATTTCTGCTATTTTGGGATAAATATTATTACTTAAACGGTCTCTAATAGTCATACTCTTTAATTTAAGTTTATCGGCTATTTCTTGTCGTGATAATCCTAATAAAGAATGGCAGATAATTAGTTGATCTAGTTCAAGTAGGTTTGTTTTATTTGTAGTAAAATCTAAGTCCTGTAATAAAAGTTCAATATTAATAGTTAAACTTTCTATTACTTGCAAGAAAATTTCTGACATATGTAGACATCATCATATTTCCAAAAATATCAATAATAGAATACTCTAATGATGAAAATAGCTAAAGCTATTGTTGTGGAAATAATCACTACAAATGTAGAGAGTAGCTAGAGTACGTCAAAAATTGACAATCTGTTAATTTTTGTTGAGCTTGTTGCCTATGACGCACTCCATTAAGGACTTTTCGCGGAAGTATATTTCTTTAACAGGATAAAATTGTAACTTCAAATTTCGCAAGATTTGATACTGGAAAACAATAGTTTTATCAAGATTAATGTGCTAGTTGCAACAATTAATTGTCAAGCAATTACTCACTTGTTATATGTAATTCTTGTTAACTTAACTCTAGATAATTTTGCTTTTTAGAGTAAGTCAACTTGCAGGCTTTAACAAAATCTAATTCACAGGCATTATGACAATAACAGCTACAAAGACATGGACAAAGCAACTGGTGCAGGATCATGCTAAGACAGCAGTGCAAGTGGAACTCTACACTTTGCCCTTTTATCTGACTGCGCTTACTTCCATCAAAGATACAAGTCACCCTGCCTACAAATCTATTTTGAGTATTTGTATTGAAGAAATGCTTCACCTGCAACTAGCAGCTAATCTTTGTCTAGCACTTGATACCAAACCAGAGTTTCCTGCACCCACATACGACGGTACACCAATTCCCTACTTAGATCCCAATAATCCCACTACTGCACATCATAAATTAATTAACGCCCAATTGGATGCTCTCAATACGACTACTCTTGATTTGATGCTAGATATTGAAACTCCCAGTGGTTTAGAGCAACATCGTCATCCAGAAAAAGGCATTTGGAAAATAATTGATTGGCTGGAGGATACTTTAGAAGCAAGATGGCATTTGCAACATCATCTTACTCCCCAATATCCCTACGATACAATTGGGGAAATGTACAACGCACTGATAGCTGGAATTGTCGTTGTAGGTAAAGACAATTTCTCCTGGACAACTAGGAATCAACAAGCGGCCTGGACTAGTGAAGCATTCACACAAATCATCACCAAGTTTGAAGATGCTGAAGAGGCTGTAAAAACGATTAGTCTCCAAGGTGAGGGAACAACAACTGGTAAAGACAGGTATGCTATACCCGCAAACTACCGTTTGGAAAATGAGGGTATGGACGATAAGAGTTTCAATGAGTTTTCTCACTATGAACGATTATTAAATATCAAAAATCAGGGTTTGCCAGAGGTATACGGAACAAACAATAATCAGGAAAACCAACAAGCACAGCAACAAGCTTTAGCAAACCTTCAGTCTACTTTTGCTGATCTATTGACAGAACTAGATAGTATTTGGAACATTGGCCAGGATATCACTCAAGACAACAACTTTTGGAATCCAATGTTTGGATTATTAAAAGCAGCGCAAGCATGTTGGCAAGCTGGTGTAATTCCAAAATGGTCTTAAAGATAGTGTAAGTGGCTAACATCATCACACTTGTAGAGACGTTGCGTTGCAGCGTCTCTATTCTTGTTTGGCAAGACCTGTTCTGTTGGGAGCAATCTGGATATAATTATTTTCCATCTCGTTCAGAAATCTTTTATGGGGCGTAATCGTTCTAAATCTGACTTACCTACAAAAATCTGTCCGGTGTGTCAACGTCCCTTCACTTGGCGGAAAAAATGGCAAGATTGCTGGGATGAGGTGAAATATTGCTCAGAACGTTGTCGTCGTCGTCGTTCTCAAGCAAGTGCTGAGTAATAAGTGCGGAGTTTTGAGTGAGGAATTTCATTTTTGATGTGAAATCCCACTTAAAATTTTTCCAGACTGGATCAATTCAATATAAATTAGCGCAGGGGCATAAATGAAATCACAGGTGCAGCCTAAATTAATTATTCACGGAGGGGCGGGTAGTTCTCTGCACGGTAAAGGAGGATTAGAGGCCGTTAGGCGATCGCTCCATGCCATAGTAGAGGAAGTATATACTCTGTTATTGTCTGGTGTGGATGCTTCTGTCGCTGTAGTGCGGGGTTGTCAACTGTTAGAAGATGATCCACGCTTTAACGCTGGTACTGGTTCGGTACTGCAATCTGACGGACAAATCCGGATGAGTGCTTCTTTAATGGATAGTGCATCAGGACATTTTAGCGGGGTAATTAATGTTTCACGGGTAAAAAACCCAATTAACTTGGCTCACTTTTTACAAAGTTCCCCAGACCGGGTACTCTCAGATTATGGGGCGGCAGAATTAGCCAGAGAATTACAACTTCCCATTTACAATGGTTTAACAGATTTGCGACTACAAGAATGGATACAAGAGCGTCAAGACAACTTTAAACACACAATGGCGGGAGTAGTCGCAGACACAGAAATGTTAGAAACCAGTAACGCTGGACGCGGTACAATCGGTGTAGTTGTTTTAGACACCTATGGAAAATTAGCTGTTGGTACTTCTACAGGTGGTAAAGGGTTTGAGCGCATCGGACGAGTCAGTGATTCTGCGATGCCTGCGGGTAATTATGCTACCAGTTATGCTGCCGTAAGTTGTACTGGTATTGGTGAAGATATTATTGATGAATGTTTAGCCGCCAAAATTGTAGTACGCGTCACTGATGGAATGTCTTTGCAAGA contains:
- a CDS encoding ferritin-like domain-containing protein; the encoded protein is MTITATKTWTKQLVQDHAKTAVQVELYTLPFYLTALTSIKDTSHPAYKSILSICIEEMLHLQLAANLCLALDTKPEFPAPTYDGTPIPYLDPNNPTTAHHKLINAQLDALNTTTLDLMLDIETPSGLEQHRHPEKGIWKIIDWLEDTLEARWHLQHHLTPQYPYDTIGEMYNALIAGIVVVGKDNFSWTTRNQQAAWTSEAFTQIITKFEDAEEAVKTISLQGEGTTTGKDRYAIPANYRLENEGMDDKSFNEFSHYERLLNIKNQGLPEVYGTNNNQENQQAQQQALANLQSTFADLLTELDSIWNIGQDITQDNNFWNPMFGLLKAAQACWQAGVIPKWS
- a CDS encoding DUF2256 domain-containing protein; the protein is MGRNRSKSDLPTKICPVCQRPFTWRKKWQDCWDEVKYCSERCRRRRSQASAE
- a CDS encoding XisI protein, producing MDRLDNYRQLIQQTLQEYAQMKPSNGDIQVYTVFDTGGDHYQIFHAGWDGYDRIFGALIHIDILGNKIWIQYDGTETGVANDLVSLGVPKEDIVLAYHSPFMRQFDGFAVS
- a CDS encoding XisH family protein, yielding MSAKDVFHNIVKTALQKDGWIVNQDPLYLRLGDDQIRIDLGAERLIIAEREKEQIAVEVKSFLAPSALTEFHAAVGQFLNYRAVLQVQQPQRKLYLAVSADIYRNVFRRDLPQLSVKLYQITIIVFDPVAEVIVQWID
- a CDS encoding isoaspartyl peptidase/L-asparaginase, which encodes MKSQVQPKLIIHGGAGSSLHGKGGLEAVRRSLHAIVEEVYTLLLSGVDASVAVVRGCQLLEDDPRFNAGTGSVLQSDGQIRMSASLMDSASGHFSGVINVSRVKNPINLAHFLQSSPDRVLSDYGAAELARELQLPIYNGLTDLRLQEWIQERQDNFKHTMAGVVADTEMLETSNAGRGTIGVVVLDTYGKLAVGTSTGGKGFERIGRVSDSAMPAGNYATSYAAVSCTGIGEDIIDECLAAKIVVRVTDGMSLQEAMKKSFAEAHDHKRDFGAIALDATGAIAWGKTSQVILAAFHDGDKIGDTLELPEGTEVGCIV
- a CDS encoding ABC transporter substrate-binding protein, which encodes MSEIFLQVIESLTINIELLLQDLDFTTNKTNLLELDQLIICHSLLGLSRQEIADKLKLKSMTIRDRLSNNIYPKIAEIMGVEQKDIAGNWVKILNFLLNPQNGYKLNPAPQLNSDNFQASFGRQFFLYPPNQDIVKLQTEATKFYQLGLYYQALKYFSMAWNQEIKLYDVGNPESLIYINNSLIEYHKSLFQANQIRVYTIAVVVPFYHNSGKVAAEILRGISQIQLQVNWLTFNKFNLDKTIDLNSIKPKIFSTLISSPILLKILIVNDPNNLYTPYNQTAEKLAALFQELSLIAIIGHYSSEMTKNAFRFYADKGLVLVNACSTSNELTDLSLMSFFRLTTPDNTNAQRLADFLMSHIAEREQSKIALIYNHNSIYCQSYRNSMKKYLEAYQDKLIFLEECGYINESYYRVQKYIENIQRAGVDMIIIIPDGGLEPNSLNNAGLISRLNLNNCLIAGSATFYQENILHWVHEQNQYRDINQDHLQIIACIPWHWHSQENGCNSENIIAQYFCKLGSQLWGEGNLNWRSATAFDAVLVVLKVIEKYHSETSQALLEDMDRYFKEQRRFIKGVTGNIQFKATGDRLNPPTEIVAVKWHSQQQKWQWTI